Genomic window (Pirellulales bacterium):
TCCACTTGGCCGTCGGCGGTTGCCGCGAAGGCTCTCCGATCAAACGCCAATAGCAGAGAGGGTCTGAGCAGTGAACACGTGGGAAACGTTTGCCGTCGTCGTCGTCGCCGCCCTGTTGGGAGCGATGGCGATCAAATTTCTCGATCGGCTCCGCCGCCGCGACGCCGAATCCGAAGCCAAGGAAATCCTCGAAAAGGCCACTCGCGAAGCATCGAATTTGCGCCGTGAAGCCGAATTGGAAATGAAGGAGTCGGCGATCCAATCGAAGGCCGCCGGCGAACGCGAACTTGCCCAACTCCGCCAGGAACTTCACGAACGCGAACGGTTGCTCGACAAACGGCAAGATGCCGTCGAGCAGCAAGCCGAGCAGGTTCGCAAGCAGGAACGGATGGTCGAGGGTTCGCAGCGAAAATTGGCCGAGCGCATCGAAGACGCCAATCGCCGCAACGAAGAATTGATCAAGCTTTTAGACCTACAACGGCAGACGTTGCACCAGCTTAGCGGCTTGAGCCGCGACGATGCCACACATCGCTTGCTCGACATGCTCGATCAAGAACTGACGCACGAGCAAGGGGCCCTGATCATCAAGCACGAGCGGCAAACCGCCGAATTGGCCGAGCAAAAGAGCCGCGATATCCTGCTCACTGCTCTGCACCGCTACGCCGCCACGCACACCGCCGAAACCACCACCAGCACCGTCGATATTCCCAACGACGAGATGAAAGGCCGCATCATCGGCCGCGAAGGACGCAACATCCGCGCCTTCGAAAAGGCCACCGGCGTCGACGTGATCATCGACGACACGCCGGGCGTGGTGATCGTCAGCGGCTTCGATCCGGTGCGCCGCGAGATCGCCCGCATGGCGCTCAACAAGCTGATCGCCGACGGCCGAATCCATCCGACGCGGATCGAAGAACTCGTTGCCCAAACGCAGGGCGAGATGGAGCAACACATCCAAAAACATGGCGAAGAAGCGGTGCAGGAGGCGAACGTCAACCGGCTGCATCCGAAATTGGTGCACCTCTTGGGCCGCCTCCGCTTCCGCACCAGCTACACGCAAAACGTGCTGCGGCATTCGATCGAAGTCGCCTTCTTGGCCGGCATGATGGCCGACGAAATCGGCCTCGACGGCACGCTCGCTCGCCGCTGCGGACTGTTGCACGACATCGGCAAGGCGGCCGACCACGAAGCCGAAGGTGGCCATCCAAAAATCGGCGCCGAATTGCTCAAACGCTACGGCGAAGGTCCGGAAGTCGTCCATGCCGCGCTCGGCCATCACGACGATATCCGCATCGATCATCCCTACACGGTCCTGGTGGCCGCGGCGGATGCGTGCAGCGCCAGCCGGCCCGGCGCGCGCCGCGAGACGCTCGAGCGGTATATTAAACGGATGGAAGAACTCGAATCGATCGCTCGCAGCTTCCCCGGCGTCGAGCAGGCATATGCAATTCAAGCCGGCCGCGAACTGCGCGTGATCGCCAGTGCCCGCGACACGACCGACACTTCAGCCGCCAAAATCTGCCGCGACATCGCGCAAGCCTTCGAGCAGCAGTTGACATAT
Coding sequences:
- the rny gene encoding ribonuclease Y, which encodes MNTWETFAVVVVAALLGAMAIKFLDRLRRRDAESEAKEILEKATREASNLRREAELEMKESAIQSKAAGERELAQLRQELHERERLLDKRQDAVEQQAEQVRKQERMVEGSQRKLAERIEDANRRNEELIKLLDLQRQTLHQLSGLSRDDATHRLLDMLDQELTHEQGALIIKHERQTAELAEQKSRDILLTALHRYAATHTAETTTSTVDIPNDEMKGRIIGREGRNIRAFEKATGVDVIIDDTPGVVIVSGFDPVRREIARMALNKLIADGRIHPTRIEELVAQTQGEMEQHIQKHGEEAVQEANVNRLHPKLVHLLGRLRFRTSYTQNVLRHSIEVAFLAGMMADEIGLDGTLARRCGLLHDIGKAADHEAEGGHPKIGAELLKRYGEGPEVVHAALGHHDDIRIDHPYTVLVAAADACSASRPGARRETLERYIKRMEELESIARSFPGVEQAYAIQAGRELRVIASARDTTDTSAAKICRDIAQAFEQQLTYPGEIKVTVLRETRVTEMAR